The following nucleotide sequence is from Pochonia chlamydosporia 170 chromosome 4, whole genome shotgun sequence.
GCTGCCACCGAGGTTCGTGATCAGAGCAAGCGTGCTCTAGTCTTCGAACAGCTGTTAAAGAAGGGCGTGAGAGGCGACCTGGTTGATTCTCAACTACAGTCAGCAGCTCGTTATGGTGAAGACGGTCAAGCAGTTCTACGAGTTTTGCTAGTCGCTGGTGCGGATCCTAATTTTAATAATGGTGAATGCGTGGTAGCAGCTACACGAAGTGCCTTCATCGGAAACCTAGAGCTTCTGCTGGGCCTATGGGATGAAGGAAGCAACCAAGTATGTGAGAAAATGACGATATTATCATTGCTGTCTGCTAACTAGCATAAAGAAGAAGGTATCGCAGCCTACCTTAGCCAGATCACTCAAAGCTTGCTGGAACCTCAGCCGTGAGAGCCGATTCAAGGTTGTCAACGACCTCATCAAAGCAGGGTTGCAGCCGACCGATGAAATTCACATTGCCCTGAATGAAGCCATCAATGAAGACGACCCTGAGGAACGTCTGGTGCGAGTTTTGCTCAAACATGGAGCTTCGCCGGCTGCCAACGGCTGCAAGACACTTGTTGATGCAGTGAATAATTCtgcgtcatcatcactggCACTGCTTCTAGAGAAGAACTTACCACAGGAAGATATTAGCAGGGCCTTTAATCAAGCCTTCACGACTGAGACGTTTGCGAAGTGGTTCACTGCCCACGGACACGAAACCGCCAAAGTTCTCCTAGACAAGGGGGCCCATGGCGAGTCCCTTAGCGGAGCATTAGTCTTAGTGATGAAGAACAGTACAGCTGACACCGAAAAGCTGGCAGACAAATTTGTCACGTTGCTGATCAAGCATGGTGCGGAAGTCAATTACAACAACGGCGAGCCACTTCAGCAAGCGGCTTCAAAGGCAAACCTTTCTTGGACAAAGCAGCTTCTCGAATGCCGACCAACTATTGAGACCCTTTCCCTAGCGTTTCAATGCATTTTTGACACAGCATTATCACAAGATGAAGTACTGGATTTGTTCAAATTGTTTTCAGAGTACAGGGATGGCGATGTTCGAATTGATGTCATGAGCAGCCAACAAGGATCAGAACCCGTTCTCGTACGAGCCATCTCGCAATACCCAAGATCAGCAACCATCTTGGAAACCTTACTAGATGCTGGCTTGTATTACGACCAAGCAACGTCATACAAGATTCACTccgacattgacgaggaggaggaaatgacTCTCCTCACATGGGCTATTTCACAGCCCCAAAAGCGAGTTAGCACTTCGGTGATTGAACTGCTACTCGCACGTGGGGGTAAGTAGACTTCATAGCAAACAACTTGAAACTGCGACTAACGTGATTGCAAACAGCCAAAGTGAACGCCGAAACAAACCTGTCTCGTACCACACCACTCATGCTAGCAATCCAGACCCGGCGACCTGACCTCGTGAAACTTCTTTTACTTGAAGGTGCGGAAGTAGATCTACTAGATTATTTGGGAAGAACACCGCTATCTATGGCAACCGACATTGGGGGCGACATCTCAACACAAATTATGTCACTTCTCCTTGCCGCAGAGCCCTCAAGGGACGATGGTTCCCTACACAACGCCGCTCGAGATCTCAACTTACCAGTCGTCAAAGTTTTGGTCCAATCGGGCCATGATCCCGATTTTCCTAGTCCCCTTCACGAAGGACGCAGTGCGCTGGCTGAACTATGCCTTCATGGCTCGGACAGGGGCGAAATGACTGCCGAGAGGGAACGCACAATGCAAAAAGTCATGACGTTTCTCATCGACAACAAGTCTGACCTGTCGCtaaaagcaaacaacaagaCATTACTACAACTATGTTTCGAAGCTTCCGAGCCCATAGCCACGACGAGATGTTTCCTCAAATCAGGCATGTGGaaactcatcaacaagccCTTCAACTTCTACACCGCCGAAGGGTACACCTACTCACCCACTATGTACATTAAGAAAATCCTTCCTCAAACAGACTCATCAGACTCCCTACTCAAGGTCCTCAAAGCCAACCGCGCTAACGACGTCTACTACGCCGTATCCGGCCCCCAACCAGCTGATGCGACTGGCCTTCCTGAAGACATGGTAGTTCAAGAGCGTGCTCGAAAAGCTCGACTCGAACGCCTTGCTGAAGAGTCGGAAGAATtttccatcgccatggcTCGCAAACGCGAAATAGCCACGGTAGAACAACAAATTCTAGCTCAAAAGGCTGAAATGGAGGATATGCGACGCCGCAAGCTACACAACGAAGACGTAGCCGCTGTAAGATCGAGAGCACAGCTCGAAGAATCGCTGGCGAGTGCAGCACATACGCGCAGATTACAAGAACACCACTCGCTAGCAGAGTCGTCCATATCACGGACCCGAGCACTCGCTGCTTCGGAGCTTGACGCCGAAGAAGCAAGGCAGAGGAAGGCGCTGGAGTGGGAGACGAGGCTGAATACCGAAAAGGTCGACAATGCGAGGGCCCTCAGTTCTATTAGAATCAGTGAGAGGCAGGAAGTCGAGAGACTAGATAAAGGTGCGGAGGCGAGGATCAAGGGACGGTTGGAAGCGCAAAGGAAGTTGGTTGAAAGTCAGGAGAAGTTGGCGAAGAGGTTGGCCGATGGGCCTGGTGGAGGGGTGAATGATCCGAGGAGGCAGATTGGGTATGTGACGGAGCTGAATTAGGTTGGCATGACTTTACGATAATGtagtttggagtttggacAGGAAGCCATAGTATGTAAAATTGGTTCATTTGTATGCCTCATAGCGTTGATCTTACAATCATAATCCAACGCCTCATTGATAGCCGCTATAACATGTTCACATCAACTATTTCCAAATACCCGCGCCAAAATGCTGAAAACTCAATCCCTCCTCGCAAGTTTGATAGAATCCGCACCCGTCTCAACAACACGATACCTATCCGCGTCGCCTAAGCCACTCGCGGCTCTATCATACGCGCCATCAGACCGATCACACAGCGCATCAAGGTCCTCCTCGCTCAGAATATCATCCCCGCCTGACGTCTCATATACCTGTCCGTCTTTCAAGAGCAGAGCACGCAGCGTCTCAGCGTCAAGCTGTTCCTTATTCTCCATCTTTTGCCCCATGGTCTTGAACCCGCCCTTTTTGATGACGAGTTTCTCCAACCGCCGCTTGGCGTCTGCGGACATGAGGAGGGATTCTTCGACGGTGTCCTTCGTAGCGAGGCGGTAGACGATGACGGGGCGTGTCTGTCCGATCCGGTGGCATCGGTCTTGGGCTTGTAAATCTTGCTGCGGGTTGAAGTCGCTGTCGAATAGGATGACAGTGTCTGCGGACGCGAGGTTGATGCCTTGGCCGCCTGCGCGGGTTGATAGCAGGAAGAGGTTGTATTCGGGGTCGTTGTTGAAGTCGTGGATTTGTTGGCGGCGACTGTCTTGGGGCACGGATCCGTCGATGCGACAGACGTTCCAGCCACGGAGCTCGCGGCTGTAGTCTTCGAGTATGTCGAGTTGGGTCTTGAATtgggagaagaggaggactTTGTGTCCCTTTTGGAATAGGGCTTGTAGGAGACggtcgaggaggagcatCTTTCCAGaggaggtgatgatggattcGTCGACGGGGATGTCGGTTGATGTGTTCCAGGGGTTGTAGAAGTTGTGAGGGCTGTTGCACACCAGTCTCAACTGGGCGAGGGGATTGCCTAGTTTCTTTTGTGCTAGTTGTTTCTCTGTATGGAGTCGTTAGCATGGTTCTTTGAGGGTTGGACTCGGGGTACGTACTGGCGAGATCTAGTGTTTGTGCTCGTTCTATTTCCTCTGGTGACTGGAGCTCGTCGACTTCCTCGGAGTCGTCCTCGCTAACCACTTCATCTGCAAGCTTGGCTTCGAAAGCGTCATCAGAAAGggcgtcttcctcatcagagTCCGCCTCTGCATATGTCTTCCCTTTTCGAGGTCTACCACGGGTGCTGGCTGGGGTAGAAGTGCGGCTTGACCTGGCGCTCTTGGATTCTGACTTTACGGATGTTGGCGGGCTCTTTCTCTTCGTGGCCTGCTTCGCGGGGGTTACTGTATTGTTTTGGGCATCCTGCTTTTTGGGCCGGCTTGCGGCGCGtttccccatcatcatgctAAATGCATTTGGTACCAGAGCGGCTGACTTGTTCTCCGTTTTCTTCCCACGAGGACTCTGTCGCACTGGGAGGGAAATGGCGCCTCCAGCAGATCCTGTTGGTTTCTTGGAAACCGCAGCACGATTACTAGATCGTGATGATGCGCGGGTGGAACTAGCGGATGCTATTGCGCTGTTGACCTTCTCCGTGACCTTCTGTTCAAGATATTGCCTGGTGTCGATTtccttgttggtgaagacgTTGTAGAGATCTGTTTGTTCTTTTGTCATGGGTGCAAACAAGACGTATTCTCGCTTTTTTGGTAAGTACGCAGCGACATCTTGCTTGATTCTTCGTAATAGCAAAGGCTGCAAGATGAGGTGCATCTTCTTAACCAGGTCTTGTTTCATCTGATCGGCAATGAATTCTTCGGTACCTTTCTCATCCTCCAAATCTGAGAAGTCGAACCATGACTCGAATGCCTCCCAATCAGTAAAGATGTTGGGGAGAAGGAAATGCAACAAGGACCACAACTCTTTCAAATTGTTCTGCAGGGGTGTGCCGGTGATGAGCAGTCTTGTCGCTGATGAGAATTGCCGTAATTGCTGGAACAGCTTCGCATCTGCATTCTTCATGCGATGCCCTTCATCCTGAACTGATGTTAGCATAATGTAGGATCGTTACTCAGAATTGGAGTACACATACGATGATAATGAATTCCCACTGAATTCGGGACAGATTGTGTTGGTCTCGCAGAACCATTTCATATGACGTGCAAACAACTGGAAATCGTGTCGTGGGTCTGCCGCCCTTCAGATTGTTAAGCATTTTGGTTCGGAAGATCTCTTCACGTTGAGATTGGTTCCCATGATACATAATGACAGGGATGCTGGGCGTCCACTTGTGGAATTCGTCCATCCAGTTCGAGAGGGTGCTCAGGGGCGCAACAATGAGATGTGGTCCGAGATAGTTTTCCTGCTCGCGAAGCAAGGCGATCAAAGCAATGGTTTGGACAGTTTTACCTGGTCTCGTCAGTCTTCGTTCAGAGGAATTTGGCTCCAAAGAGTCACAAACCTAATCCCATTTCATCGGCGAGAATCCCGCTCATTCCCTGAGAACAAATCTCAAACATCCATGTTAAACCTTCCAATTGGTAATCGCGCATTGTTCCTCCTATCATGCACTTGGGCTGCTCTGCCATTTGCAGATTATGTTCTCCAAGCGCCTTGCCATCAAGACTGCTGCCAACTCGGCCGAGAACCTGGGTTTTCTTGGTGAGGATGTCACTGAAAGCCGCGCTTTTCATCAATAACTCGTCCAATTCTCGAGCCTTGGCCTCACGCTCAGCCTTGGTCTcggctttcttcttcttcttccgtgGTTTCCGGCCTGCCACCTTTGATTTGTCTTCCTCAGCTTTTCTGTTCTCATCCCGAGCTTCCCGCTCCTCTTTCAAGAGGCTGTTCTCGGTAATCTGGCCCAGAACATCAGATTTGGGGGAAGCCACGGCAGGTGGCGAGCTCGGTGCGCTTGTCATTGCTGGAGCTTCTGATAAGACGGATTCAATAtctgatgaagatgatgcgTCCATCGTGAACGGACGATGGGATCCTCTGAATGGAAGTTGACTATGGGTTAAGCAATTCTCTTTGCCGCCAGTGCGAAGATTCGGCTTCGGATGAATGTTGCGATCGAACTTGAACAGATAGCCAACACTCAGATCAAAGTTGCCACTTCAGAGAGACACAATTTTAGAGGCGCGTTTTGTATCCAATCGTACCACCAAAGCAGACCGGCAGAAATCCCAAAACCGCTTCTATCGCAATCAAAACTGAAGCAGAAGTGAGGCAATTGTGAATGAATGGCGTGAATGTGAAGCACACCAGACTAGACCGGGGTGGAAGGGCGCACACGCGATTCCATCAAAAATCATGACGCTTGGAGACGCGAAGTGACGCGCGCAGTCACGGGGTTTGCGTGCTTGGCAGCCCAGAGTTGTGAGCGGCTGGCCAAGATCTTGGGAAGTGGGTCCACTTTATCTTGCATTGATGCAATCACCTCCTCTTGGCTTTCAATCTCAATACTGCACACGGATCAGCCCTGGATTGGCATCCATCAAATTTTCAAAGGCAGTTGCTTTTTCTCTGACCCTGTTAAAGTCGAGAGGCGCGGAGGTGCTATGCCGATTAGCAAACAAAAGGTCCCGCTTAGCTGTTGAGCAAACCTAGGCGACATGGTCTTCCGGCCCATCGATCATGATGGCAGCCACAAAGTGCAAATCCCCGGTGGCTGGAATCGGTGTGCCGGGATTCCGGTCTTTGATCTGACCTAGCTTGGGAGTTTGCAGCCCGAACGGCATTGCATCCGGGTCCGACATCTAGAACCATCCATCTACAAGAAGGTTTGTGATACAAACAGCACGGCGCCATATCTCTCACGAAGAATCAAAATCATGTGCGACTTCGAGCGCCTTGTGGAAGCGCGACGAGACAACCGCAAAAGCTCTTGACCTTTTCGAGCTTTGGCCGAGACAACGGCACTTAAATACTATGCGTCACACACATCACCGATTTTTGTTAGCCATGATAGGCCAAGCTGCGTGATGGGAAACTTGTGGCTACCTGATTCCCGGATCCTTCGAAACCAACAGATTCAGACAGGCCTTAAGCGAAGGCAGCTTCAGCAAGCCACTCCCTCATTCACAAGTAAATCGAGCCATTTCCTACCCATGGATCGGCATGTCTCGATTCATGTCACATTTTCGTACGCGCTGAGCCTGTCCCCTGTAGATACCTTCTTTGGTGGCAGCAACTCCCCTAGGACAATCAAAATGGCAAGCCAAGCGCCGACTTTTATATTGCTTTCGTCCTTCacatcatcttccttctAAATCAACGCCGTGAACTCGTTCATTTCTATTTTAGCACTGCCGTGTTGTATTTTCAGCCAGAATGTCTTGTTTGAATGGTGACCCTCCTGCGACGGAGCGGTTTCCCAAAGATGCCATATTCACTCGGCTGAAGCGCCTCTGCAAGGAGAGAACAGATGTTCTATTTCATGATGACTATGGTATTGATGCTAATTACAGCCATCTGATCGGCGACATCATGCATTTGCGCCGCAAACTACGCGAGAAActtccatcatcttcgttcAATAGTCATGGCTCGCTTCGAGGGGACGCCGCATCTATTGCATTCCTGGGTCATAGTGGATACCATTTTATTGTGAGCTTCTTCGCAATCATTGCTTTGGGTGGGATATGCGTGCCGTTGGGTGAGTTGACAGACCTCCAACAAATTCCATTCCATGAACAAGAACTAACCCAAATCTGCAGCGACCGGGCTCACCGATAAAGAGGCACTGTACATTTtgaacaagaccaaggcaGTTTGCATCCTGACAGGGCCAAGTACTCTTGACGTTGCCACCAGGATAAAGCAGTtttctcaaagtcaagtcagtcAGGCATTGGAGTTGGTCACCATAACAAGAGCGGACCACGAATCAAGCAAGTCTCATCATCACGCATTTGAAATTGATggagacttgacattctcGCCTACTACCGGCTGCCTCGTTCTCTTTACTTCCGGCACAACCGGACCACCAAAAGGCGTACTTCTCCCTCGCAAGATGTTCCATTGCACGGCAGACCTTGCATCCAAACCAGTTATCTACCTTGCCTCCTGTCCGGTGCAATGGGTAGGAGGTACTGGTCTTATAGACAGCGTTCTTAATGCAGAACATTTGCATATCATGAGAAATGATTGCGGACCTGGAGAGTTTTGGGAAATCCTTAAGGAGGGAAAAGTCACAGAAATGAGTGTTTCTCCGACACTATTAAGGGGGTTAATGAAGTACTACAATGAGAACATTCGTGGTCTGCCCGATGAAGACCGCGACAGATACCTTCATGGGGCCAAAAACCTCGAGGTTGTGTACACAAGTGGCTCGGTGTTGAGTCGCTTCACTCGAAAGTTCTTTACAGATTTGATGAACATGCCATTGAGAAATGGGTATGGAATTACTGAGATGGGTGGAGGGGTGATAGTCACTCCAGATGGGTCCGACTATAAGGAGGTGAGTACATCcgtctttttgttttgtaaCTGCTAATTTGTCGTATCTAGGGGTACATCGGTAAACCACTTCCAGGAATAGAAGTGAGGCTATCCGAAGGCAACCATGGAGAAATTCTGGTTAAGAGCCCTCATAGGTTCATCGGGTGAGTTTAGCAGATGCCGTATTTGTCCTTGGAATTCGTGGAACAGCTTCTGACTAACACTAATGTCAGTTACGTGGGCGACGAAAAAGCCACGCGCgctgcatttgatgacgAAGGCTTTTATAAAACAGGAGATCAAGCTCATCgtgttggtgatgacttCTACTTTGATGGCCGCCTTTCACAGGACTGTAAGTCTAACATCCGGTGTTGCCTGTCACAGGTTTGTGCTAACACAACTTCCATGTCCAGGGATCCGGTTTCATGAGTACACGATATCGGTACTAGAGCTAGAACAGTCGCTGATGGACCTTCCGTATGTTTTTGAAGCCCATGTCCTTCCGGTCCCGGAGCATGAAGCCGGCGGAATAGTTGCCGCTCTCGTCCGCCTGGACAAACATGCTGGTCAAGGAGCAAAACATGATGTTACTCTTGCGACCATACGTGAGGATCTAGCTGGTGCAGGGCTGGTTTCGTACAAGTTGCCCGCGCTCCTGCGGCTGCTCCGTGAAGAGGATCAAGTCCCTTTCACGGCTTCCGGAAAAGCAGTCAAGAAGGAATGTTTGCGAAAATATTTCAACATCACAGGCTACCTACAGGATCAAtatgctgttgatggtgtaGAATATTGGGGAAACAAATTGGATTTAGGAGCTTCATCGCGCCTTTTCGATTGGGGCGGCCTTTAATGGGCGAGTAATAGAATGCAGATAGACCCAGACATAGAACGCTGATGGCTGATACTTACCTCGAGTTTAGAGCGTAGGACTCGAGTGAGCATGCGTTGTTCCACAGCCTATGCCGCACCTATTCGCCCCCCCTTGGATTTACATTATGTAAAGTGATTTACTGGGTGACTTGATGGTAGAGCATCTGGCTGCAATACAGTATTATTATAGTATTCTTAGTagtcagaagatgcaggTTCAAGTCCAGTCCCGGTTATTTTCTGGCAGTGTGCTTGCATGTGTTACCTTTCTGCAtctggttgtggttgtggtgtggAGGTTAATAAGGATGTTTAAAACTATACCTAATAACTGGGTAGTTCAATGGTAGAGCGTCTGGCTACATAGCATCATTATAGTATTCTTAGTagtcagaagatgcaggTTCGAGTCCTGTCCCGGTTATCTTTTTGACAGTTTGCGTGATGGATTGAGTTTGACATGTGgtcgttgtggttgttggaaggTTTATTAGGCATGAAGTATATCAATGATCGTAAGCCCATGCTGAGGTCGCCTCATACATCCCACCTCTACCAGACATTATTCCACCGCAGCAATCACCCAGATACGGTAGTTCCTCTTTTACAGTAACCGCTGAAGGCTCTACATTTGTCAAATTGATTCGCGTGATTCTAGTCACTTGGCACCTCGAACAAAGTGTAGGGTATGCATCAATATGTCGCCTGACTAAGCATCCGTTGAATTGCTGTTGGGTCGAACAAACTGCCCCTCCATGAACCAACCCCCCCCGCTATTGGGAACAAAAAATTATCAGTCATGCGAGTGTATGGGTCACCAACATCTTCCAACTACACTTCTCTACCTACCACAAACAATTGAGAAGAACCGCCGTCTCCCACAGCCGGCGAACTTCTCTCTCTCCGCCGACGAAACTGTTACCCCTTCGAGCCATCCGTCCTACCGTCAGGGCCCTATCCCCCGCTCCCCTCCGCCAATTGAGCAGAATggccgccatcgccaaccagACATACACTCCCACCGAGGAGACGGAGATCCAGCAATGGCTCACCACCTCCGACCGCCTCAAGTCTAGCGACGACAAGGCCTCTATCCTCGAGACTCTCAACAGCCACCTTGCCAGCCGAACTACCCTCCTCGGCAGCAAGCCCAGCAAGGCTGACGTCGCCATCTACGAGACCTTGTCCCCCGTCGTCGCTAAGTGGTCTCCTGACGAGCGAACCGGAGAGAAGGGCCACCCTCATATTGTCCGCcaccttgactttgtccAGAACTCTACCCTCTTCGGCCTCGAGCTCAAGGATGGTCAGAAGTTCCAAGTTGACCAGGATGATGTCCGCTACGTCAAGCCTCCTGTTGACGCCAAGGCCGAGAAAGAGCGtttgaagaaggaaaaggccgccgctgctgccgGTGGAAACAAAGACGCCAACCTCGTCGACCGCACGaaagaaaaggtcaaggagaaggTTGAAGAGGTCAAGGGTGCGGCTGCTGCGGCCGTTGGTGGCGATAAGcccaagaaggagaagaaggagaaggctcCTAAGCAGCCGAAACCTGCTCCAGTGGCTGCCCCCTTGTCCCCCTCCCTCATTGACCTCCGCGTTGGTCATATTCTCAAGGCCGTCAACCACCCTGACGCCGACTCTCTCTACGTCTCGACTATTGCCATGGGCGATCTCGCCGGCAACGAAGACTACACCGAATACGAAGGACAGGTCTGCCGAACTGTGTGCTCTGGTCTCAACGGCCTTATCCCGCTGGAGCAGATGCAGGGCCGGAAAGTCGTCGTTGTATGTAACTTGAAGCCCGTCAAGATGCGCGGCGTCAAGTCGTGCGCCATGGTtctcgccgcctcccccaAGGTGAAGGAAGGTGAGGTTGACGACCACAAAGGCCCCGTTGAGCTTGTCTCGCCCCCAGAAGGGGCCAAGGCTGGTGATCGGGTCTTCTTTGAGGGTTGGCAGGGTGAGCCTGAGGGTGTGCTGAaccccaagaagaagatttggGAGACATTCCAGCCTGGGTTCACGACCAATGATAGCCTGGAGGTGGCgtttgatgctggtgttgttgagcagCTGGGCAAGACTGGCGTGGGCAAGCTGGTCACTGAGagtggtggtgtttgcacCGTTCAGACCCTGAAGGGTGCTGTTGTGCGATAGATGGTGTCAGATAAATCATAGCAAGGAATAAAAGTGTATAgagctcttcttctcagaaCCCGGGACCCGTTGTGCATACCATGTATGCCCATATATTTCTTTCTATGCCATATACGGTGGCCGCAGTAATTCCAAAACATTTTGTAAGTCACTGTATGTCTGGCGATAGTATTTGAGTCTTGATATCTTGGAAATTTATCTAGatctcccttcttctcccttctTAAAGGTTTCATCTA
It contains:
- a CDS encoding GU4 nucleic-binding protein (similar to Verticillium alfalfae VaMs.102 XP_003009612.1) produces the protein MAAIANQTYTPTEETEIQQWLTTSDRLKSSDDKASILETLNSHLASRTTLLGSKPSKADVAIYETLSPVVAKWSPDERTGEKGHPHIVRHLDFVQNSTLFGLELKDGQKFQVDQDDVRYVKPPVDAKAEKERLKKEKAAAAAGGNKDANLVDRTKEKVKEKVEEVKGAAAAAVGGDKPKKEKKEKAPKQPKPAPVAAPLSPSLIDLRVGHILKAVNHPDADSLYVSTIAMGDLAGNEDYTEYEGQVCRTVCSGLNGLIPLEQMQGRKVVVVCNLKPVKMRGVKSCAMVLAASPKVKEGEVDDHKGPVELVSPPEGAKAGDRVFFEGWQGEPEGVLNPKKKIWETFQPGFTTNDSLEVAFDAGVVEQLGKTGVGKLVTESGGVCTVQTLKGAVVR
- a CDS encoding ISWI chromatin-remodeling complex ATPase ISW2 (similar to Pyrenophora tritici-repentis Pt-1C-BFP XP_001935545.1); this encodes MDASSSSDIESVLSEAPAMTSAPSSPPAVASPKSDVLGQITENSLLKEEREARDENRKAEEDKSKVAGRKPRKKKKKAETKAEREAKARELDELLMKSAAFSDILTKKTQVLGRVGSSLDGKALGEHNLQMAEQPKCMIGGTMRDYQLEGLTWMFEICSQGMSGILADEMGLGKTVQTIALIALLREQENYLGPHLIVAPLSTLSNWMDEFHKWTPSIPVIMYHGNQSQREEIFRTKMLNNLKGGRPTTRFPVVCTSYEMVLRDQHNLSRIQWEFIIIDEGHRMKNADAKLFQQLRQFSSATRLLITGTPLQNNLKELWSLLHFLLPNIFTDWEAFESWFDFSDLEDEKGTEEFIADQMKQDLVKKMHLILQPLLLRRIKQDVAAYLPKKREYVLFAPMTKEQTDLYNVFTNKEIDTRQYLEQKVTEKVNSAIASASSTRASSRSSNRAAVSKKPTGSAGGAISLPVRQSPRGKKTENKSAALVPNAFSMMMGKRAASRPKKQDAQNNTVTPAKQATKRKSPPTSVKSESKSARSSRTSTPASTRGRPRKGKTYAEADSDEEDALSDDAFEAKLADEVVSEDDSEEVDELQSPEEIERAQTLDLAKKQLAQKKLGNPLAQLRLVCNSPHNFYNPWNTSTDIPVDESIITSSGKMLLLDRLLQALFQKGHKVLLFSQFKTQLDILEDYSRELRGWNVCRIDGSVPQDSRRQQIHDFNNDPEYNLFLLSTRAGGQGINLASADTVILFDSDFNPQQDLQAQDRCHRIGQTRPVIVYRLATKDTVEESLLMSADAKRRLEKLVIKKGGFKTMGQKMENKEQLDAETLRALLLKDGQVYETSGGDDILSEEDLDALCDRSDGAYDRAASGLGDADRYRVVETGADSIKLARRD
- a CDS encoding AMP-binding enzyme (similar to Coccidioides posadasii C735 delta SOWgp XP_003069309.1), translated to MSCLNGDPPATERFPKDAIFTRLKRLCKERTDVLFHDDYGIDANYSHLIGDIMHLRRKLREKLPSSSFNSHGSLRGDAASIAFLGHSGYHFIVSFFAIIALGGICVPLATGLTDKEALYILNKTKAVCILTGPSTLDVATRIKQFSQSQVSQALELVTITRADHESSKSHHHAFEIDGDLTFSPTTGCLVLFTSGTTGPPKGVLLPRKMFHCTADLASKPVIYLASCPVQWVGGTGLIDSVLNAEHLHIMRNDCGPGEFWEILKEGKVTEMSVSPTLLRGLMKYYNENIRGLPDEDRDRYLHGAKNLEVVYTSGSVLSRFTRKFFTDLMNMPLRNGYGITEMGGGVIVTPDGSDYKEGYIGKPLPGIEVRLSEGNHGEILVKSPHRFIGYVGDEKATRAAFDDEGFYKTGDQAHRVGDDFYFDGRLSQDWIRFHEYTISVLELEQSLMDLPYVFEAHVLPVPEHEAGGIVAALVRLDKHAGQGAKHDVTLATIREDLAGAGLVSYKLPALLRLLREEDQVPFTASGKAVKKECLRKYFNITGYLQDQYAVDGVEYWGNKLDLGASSRLFDWGGL